Genomic window (Propionibacteriaceae bacterium ZF39):
AGGCGATCGTCGATTCGGTCGAGAAGAGCTTCGAGCTGTCCGAGGTCTCGAACACCCCCGTGCTGCTCCAGCTCCGCCTGCGGTCCAACCACCTCACCGGCAGCTTCATCGCCAAGGACAACCGCCGCCCGATCATGACGGTCCAGGAGGCCGGCCAGAATCCGCAGCGGGATCACAGCCGCGTCGTGCTGCCGCCCATGAGCTTCGCCCACGAGATCGAGAAGATCGATCAGCGCTGGCCGGCCGCGGTGAAGTACATCACCGAGAACGGTCTCAACGAGTTCTTCGCCGACGGCGCCACCGATGTCGGCATCATCGTCCAGGGCGGGCTCTACAACACCTTCAATCGCGGCATGGAGTTGCTCGGGGTCTCGGATGCCTTCGGCGATGTGAAGGTGCCGACCTATGTATTGAACGTGGCCTACCCCGTCATCGACGAGGAGGTCATCCGGTTCTGCGAGGGCAAGCGTGCCGTGCTCCTCATCGAGGAAGGCCAGCCCGACTATCTGGAGCAGAACATCGCCCGCGTGCTGCACCACAATGAGATCCAGACCAAGCTCCATGGCAAGGACATGTTCTCCATGGCGGGGGAATACACCCCGACCCTCATGACCCGCGGTCTCGCGCGCTTCCTCGATCAGTATGTCCCCGACCTCGTGGCCGACCGGCCCACCCTGTTGCTCACCGAGAACGATCCGGCCAGCCCGTTCGCGGCGCGGATCGACAAGAAAGCAGTGCAGGTACGCCCGCCCGGGCTGTGCACCGGTTGCCCGGAGCGGCCGATTTTCGCCGCCCTGAAGCTGGCGGAAGAGGAGACCGGGCAGCACCACATCTCGGCCGACATCGGCTGCCACCTGTTCGGCTCGGGGGAACCGTTCAATCTGGGCGCTACGACGATGGGGTACGGCCTCGGCTCGGCGGGTGCGGCGGCGTTCGACTCCAACGACTCCGATCGCCGCACGGTCGCGATCATGGGCGACGGCGGCTTCTGGCACAACGGCCTGACCAGCGGCGTCGGCAACGCCGTGTTCAACAAGTCCGACCAGCTGCTCGTGGTGATCGACAATGACTACGCCGCCGCGACCGGCGGCCAGGACATCCTGTCGTCCGCCGCTGACAACCCGCTCCGGTCGACCCAGCATTCGATCGAGCGCGCCGTGCGGGGGATCGGCGTGAAGTGGGCCACCACGGTCACGAATACCTTCCGCATCGCCGAGCTGCGTGATGTGTTCATCGATGCCCTGACCACGAAGGACAAGGGGCCGAAGGTCGTCGTGGCCCAGAGCGAATGCCAGCTCAACCGCCAGCGCCGCGTACGCCCGGAAACCGCCAGGGCCGTCGCCGCCGGCAAACGGGTCGTCCGCGAACGCTTCGGCGTCGACGCCGACACCTGCACCGGCGACCACGCCTGTATCCGGATCTCCGGCTGTCCGTCGCTGACGATCAAGCCCAACCCCGACCCACTGCGCGTCGACCCGGTGGCCACCGTCACCGACACCTGTGTCGGGTGTGGTGTGTGCGGCGCGAACGCCCACGCGGCCGCGCTGTGCCCGTCGTTCTATCGCAGTGATGTCATCCAGAACCCCACTCGACTCGATGCCGCCCGCCAGGGCGTACGCAAGGCCGTCATCGGGTTCCTGTCGAAGGGCCTCGAGGCCCGGGCCCGCACGTTCGAAGGAGCGGTCGCATGAGCGCGGAACACTCCTCTGCCGACACCCCCTGGGCCAAGGGCCTGCGCCCGCTGACGATCGCGGTGCTGGCGATGGGCGGCGAGGGCGGCGGCGTACTCTCCAACTGGATCGCCGACACCGGCCGCGCTGCCGGGTGGATCACCCAGAACACGTCCGTCGCGGGCGTGGCGCAGCGGACGGGCGCGACCGTCTACTACATCGAGATGGTGCCGCCCGCACTGCAGCCCGCGGGCGGGCGACGGCGACCGGTCCTGTCGACGATGCCCACCCCGGGTCAGGTCGATGTCGTCATCGCGTCCGAGTTGATGGAGGCCGGTCGCGCCGTGACCCGTGGCTTCGTCACGCCGGATCGCACGACCCTGATCGCCTC
Coding sequences:
- a CDS encoding indolepyruvate ferredoxin oxidoreductase subunit alpha; protein product: MAERSFATEVLQLRQGAGTEFHGEGILAVTKALLQSGVAYVGGYQGAPISHLMDVLGDAHEILGELGVHFENSASEATAAAMLAASVHYPLRGAITFKSTVGTNVASDALANLASGGVKGGAVVILGEDYGEGSSIMQERSHAFAMKSQMWLLDPRPDIEAIVDSVEKSFELSEVSNTPVLLQLRLRSNHLTGSFIAKDNRRPIMTVQEAGQNPQRDHSRVVLPPMSFAHEIEKIDQRWPAAVKYITENGLNEFFADGATDVGIIVQGGLYNTFNRGMELLGVSDAFGDVKVPTYVLNVAYPVIDEEVIRFCEGKRAVLLIEEGQPDYLEQNIARVLHHNEIQTKLHGKDMFSMAGEYTPTLMTRGLARFLDQYVPDLVADRPTLLLTENDPASPFAARIDKKAVQVRPPGLCTGCPERPIFAALKLAEEETGQHHISADIGCHLFGSGEPFNLGATTMGYGLGSAGAAAFDSNDSDRRTVAIMGDGGFWHNGLTSGVGNAVFNKSDQLLVVIDNDYAAATGGQDILSSAADNPLRSTQHSIERAVRGIGVKWATTVTNTFRIAELRDVFIDALTTKDKGPKVVVAQSECQLNRQRRVRPETARAVAAGKRVVRERFGVDADTCTGDHACIRISGCPSLTIKPNPDPLRVDPVATVTDTCVGCGVCGANAHAAALCPSFYRSDVIQNPTRLDAARQGVRKAVIGFLSKGLEARARTFEGAVA